One genomic segment of Synechocystis sp. LKSZ1 includes these proteins:
- the petJ gene encoding cytochrome c6 PetJ: protein MLKVLTSLLLTLAIALLGLLSSAPSALAGDAANGSKVFSANCAACHAGGLNAVMPNKTLKKEALEQFGMNSAEAIITQVTNGKGAMPKFGGRLSAEQIEDVAAYVLAQADKGW from the coding sequence ATGTTGAAAGTATTGACTTCGTTATTATTGACCCTGGCGATAGCCTTGCTGGGACTGCTTAGCTCGGCCCCGTCGGCCCTAGCCGGAGATGCCGCCAACGGTTCTAAGGTCTTTAGTGCTAACTGTGCGGCTTGCCATGCAGGGGGCCTGAATGCAGTTATGCCCAATAAGACCTTGAAAAAAGAGGCCCTGGAGCAATTTGGCATGAATTCCGCTGAGGCCATTATTACCCAAGTCACCAACGGCAAAGGGGCCATGCCGAAATTTGGGGGTCGCCTCAGTGCAGAACAGATTGAAGATGTAGCGGCCTACGTTTTGGCCCAAGCAGACAAAGGCTGGTAA
- a CDS encoding 4a-hydroxytetrahydrobiopterin dehydratase — MSQNTRLSHSELQTALKELPGWSLQGDKLHRQFQFPSFVEAFGFMAQLALVAENLGHHPEWFNVYNRVTIDLTTHDAGGITALDVTFAKKANALFRP; from the coding sequence ATGAGCCAAAACACTCGTCTTTCCCACAGTGAATTGCAAACTGCCCTCAAGGAACTCCCTGGTTGGAGCCTACAGGGAGATAAATTACATCGTCAGTTCCAGTTTCCCTCTTTTGTCGAGGCCTTTGGTTTCATGGCCCAACTGGCCCTAGTGGCGGAGAATCTGGGGCATCATCCAGAATGGTTCAATGTCTATAACCGAGTCACCATCGACCTCACCACCCACGATGCAGGAGGTATTACGGCCCTGGATGTGACCTTTGCCAAAAAGGCTAATGCGTTGTTTCGGCCCTAG
- a CDS encoding ATP-dependent 6-phosphofructokinase, translating into MGQKKKIGILTSGGDCAGLNAVIRAVVHHAIGNYGWEVIGIQEATHGLMSRPPKAKALDLANVDSLLLMGGTMLGTTNKGNPFAFPMPDGSLCDRTEEIIAGYHSLGLEALIGIGGDGSLAILRKIAQQGNLNLVGIPKTIDNDVGATEVSIGFDTAMSIAAEALDRLHFTAASHNRVMVLEVMGRDAGHIALAAGIAGGADIILIPEIPYHIDNICKKIRQRQARGQHFCLVMVSEAVRTEVGDQVKEISQMGEDRYGGIGKHIAEQIAKYTGAETRVTVLGHIQRGGIPSPSDRLLGSIFGVAAVDLIAEEKYDQMVAWRNRQVISVPIEEAIKTYRTVDLEGPLVKTAKGLGICLGDD; encoded by the coding sequence ATGGGACAAAAAAAGAAAATTGGCATCCTTACCAGTGGCGGAGATTGTGCTGGCTTAAATGCTGTCATTCGAGCGGTTGTGCATCATGCCATTGGTAACTATGGTTGGGAAGTTATTGGCATTCAAGAAGCAACCCATGGTTTGATGAGTCGTCCGCCCAAGGCAAAGGCCCTGGACTTGGCCAATGTGGATTCCCTGTTGCTGATGGGGGGAACCATGCTAGGAACAACAAATAAAGGTAATCCCTTTGCTTTTCCGATGCCCGACGGTAGCCTGTGCGACCGGACGGAAGAAATTATTGCGGGTTATCACAGTCTCGGTTTAGAGGCCCTGATTGGCATTGGTGGCGATGGCAGTCTGGCGATTCTACGGAAAATTGCTCAGCAGGGCAACTTGAATTTGGTAGGTATTCCTAAAACCATTGATAACGATGTCGGGGCCACCGAGGTCTCCATTGGCTTTGATACCGCCATGAGCATTGCCGCCGAGGCCCTGGATCGTCTCCATTTTACGGCTGCTAGTCATAACCGTGTCATGGTCTTAGAGGTCATGGGGCGGGATGCCGGCCATATTGCCCTGGCCGCCGGCATTGCGGGAGGGGCCGATATTATCTTGATTCCCGAAATTCCCTACCACATCGATAATATCTGTAAGAAAATTCGCCAACGTCAGGCCCGGGGCCAACACTTTTGCCTAGTCATGGTGTCTGAAGCCGTTCGCACCGAAGTCGGTGACCAGGTCAAGGAAATTTCCCAAATGGGCGAAGACCGTTATGGGGGCATTGGCAAACATATTGCGGAACAGATTGCTAAGTACACTGGGGCGGAAACCCGCGTTACGGTACTGGGCCATATCCAGCGGGGGGGCATTCCCTCTCCCTCCGACCGACTGCTGGGCAGTATTTTTGGGGTGGCGGCCGTAGATCTGATTGCGGAAGAAAAATACGACCAGATGGTGGCCTGGCGGAATCGTCAGGTCATCAGTGTCCCCATCGAGGAAGCGATTAAAACCTATCGCACCGTTGATCTAGAGGGCCCCTTGGTGAAAACGGCTAAGGGCCTGGGGATTTGTCTAGGGGATGACTAA
- the cobD gene encoding threonine-phosphate decarboxylase CobD, with protein MNRPDHGGNLAWAVTLADCPVSSLLDFSASVNPLGPSLLVLQAIQGALTELCHYPDPQYQSLRQALAQHHDLDPAWILPGNGSAELLTLAGRALASLQQTLILTPAFGDYERALQGFQAPLTTVPWPPATPFPLTELQALASPQRGLILNNPRNPTGQLLAVEQILPLLDQFGLVVLDEAFIDFLLPHQQPTLIPALAHYPNLVILRSLTKFYSLPGLRLGYALGHPDLLQQWQRWRDPWPVNNLAEAAALAALEDRVFQEKTWAWLGPAREGLALGLGRIPGLFPYPSQANFLLVNTKVPAPWLQEQLLQQHRILIRDCLSFAGLGDAYFRVAVRTKTENQQLLQALAQQMTDRA; from the coding sequence GTGAATCGGCCCGACCACGGCGGTAATTTAGCTTGGGCAGTAACCTTGGCAGACTGTCCGGTTTCTTCTTTGCTAGATTTCTCAGCGAGTGTTAATCCTTTAGGGCCGAGTCTTCTGGTTTTACAGGCCATCCAAGGGGCCTTAACTGAACTGTGCCATTATCCCGACCCCCAGTACCAAAGTCTCCGCCAGGCCCTGGCCCAGCACCATGATCTAGATCCGGCATGGATCCTGCCGGGTAATGGTTCAGCAGAATTACTCACCCTAGCAGGGCGTGCCTTGGCCTCTCTGCAACAAACCCTTATCCTAACCCCCGCTTTTGGGGATTACGAGCGGGCCCTCCAGGGATTTCAAGCGCCGCTCACCACCGTCCCTTGGCCCCCAGCAACCCCGTTTCCCCTGACCGAACTCCAGGCCCTGGCCAGTCCTCAGCGTGGCCTTATCCTTAATAATCCCCGTAATCCCACCGGCCAACTGCTCGCAGTAGAGCAAATTTTACCCTTGCTTGACCAGTTTGGACTGGTGGTGCTCGATGAAGCCTTTATTGATTTTCTTCTGCCCCATCAACAACCGACCCTGATTCCGGCCCTGGCCCATTATCCTAATCTAGTGATTTTGCGGTCTCTTACCAAGTTCTACAGTCTGCCGGGTCTGCGTCTGGGCTATGCCCTAGGCCATCCCGATCTACTGCAACAATGGCAGCGTTGGCGCGACCCTTGGCCGGTGAATAACTTGGCAGAAGCGGCGGCCCTAGCGGCCCTAGAGGATCGGGTTTTTCAAGAAAAGACCTGGGCCTGGCTTGGCCCTGCCCGAGAGGGCCTGGCCCTGGGATTAGGGCGGATCCCTGGCCTGTTTCCCTACCCTAGTCAGGCTAACTTTTTATTGGTTAACACTAAAGTTCCCGCTCCCTGGCTCCAGGAACAATTGCTCCAGCAACACCGCATTCTGATCCGGGATTGCCTCAGTTTTGCTGGCCTGGGAGACGCTTATTTTCGGGTTGCGGTACGGACAAAGACTGAAAATCAGCAACTACTCCAGGCCCTGGCCCAGCAAATGACCGATCGGGCTTAG
- a CDS encoding HU family DNA-binding protein, translating to MNKGELVHAVAEKASVTKKQADAVITAAIDAIMEAVAEGDKVTLVGFGSFEARERKEREGRNPKTNEKMVIPATKVPAFSAGKMFKEKVAP from the coding sequence ATGAATAAAGGCGAATTAGTCCATGCCGTTGCTGAAAAGGCCTCAGTGACCAAAAAACAAGCCGATGCCGTAATTACAGCGGCCATTGATGCCATTATGGAAGCAGTGGCCGAAGGGGATAAGGTAACTCTCGTCGGTTTTGGTTCCTTTGAAGCTCGGGAACGGAAAGAACGGGAAGGACGCAATCCCAAAACCAATGAAAAAATGGTTATCCCTGCCACCAAAGTCCCTGCTTTTTCTGCAGGTAAGATGTTTAAAGAAAAAGTAGCCCCCTAG
- the sbcD gene encoding exonuclease subunit SbcD, translating to MIKVLHLSDIHLGSGFSHGRINPATGLNSRLEDFIHCLSLCIDRAIAEPADLVLFGGDAFPDATPPPFVQEAFASQFRRLADAKIPTVLLVGNHDQYSQGSGGASLSIYRTLAVPGFIVGDRLTTHLIPTLAGDLQVITLPWLTRSTLLTRPETEGLSLEAINGLLLEKLQPALEGEIRQLNPYLPTILLAHLMADRANFGAERFLAVGKGFTIPLALLTRPEFDYVALGHVHKHQNLNPQNNPPVVYPGSIERVDFGEEKEDKGYVWLEIEKGRVDWQFCPLPARPFHTIKIDVTQAEDPQHQLLRAIRKAPLQDAVVRLVYHLRSEQLDGINQSQLHEALKAAHTYSLRPELASQLSRPRLPELETGSSLDPMQALRTYLESRGEALKELLPELLEAAQQLLAEDSEDAWNEGEETAVDAEAVAS from the coding sequence ATGATTAAAGTCTTGCACCTGTCGGATATCCACCTGGGGAGTGGCTTTAGCCACGGCCGTATTAATCCGGCAACGGGATTGAATAGTCGGCTAGAGGATTTTATCCATTGCCTGAGTCTCTGTATTGACCGGGCCATTGCCGAACCGGCGGATTTAGTTCTCTTTGGGGGAGATGCCTTTCCCGATGCAACGCCGCCCCCCTTTGTCCAGGAGGCCTTTGCGAGTCAATTTCGTCGCCTGGCCGATGCCAAGATTCCCACCGTTCTGTTGGTGGGCAACCATGACCAATATTCTCAGGGTAGTGGCGGGGCCAGTCTATCGATCTATCGCACCTTGGCCGTACCCGGTTTTATTGTGGGCGATCGTCTGACGACGCATCTGATTCCAACCCTAGCCGGTGATCTGCAGGTGATTACCCTCCCTTGGTTAACCCGCTCTACCCTGCTGACTCGCCCGGAAACGGAAGGCTTGTCCCTCGAAGCAATCAATGGCCTGCTGTTGGAAAAATTACAACCGGCCCTGGAAGGGGAAATTCGCCAACTCAATCCCTACCTGCCGACAATTCTGTTGGCCCATCTGATGGCCGACCGGGCTAACTTTGGGGCAGAGCGGTTTCTCGCCGTGGGTAAGGGTTTTACCATTCCCCTGGCCCTGTTAACCCGTCCCGAATTTGACTACGTGGCCCTGGGCCATGTCCATAAACACCAAAACCTCAATCCCCAAAATAATCCTCCCGTTGTGTATCCCGGCAGTATTGAGCGGGTGGATTTTGGCGAAGAAAAAGAAGACAAGGGCTATGTTTGGCTGGAAATTGAGAAGGGCCGGGTAGATTGGCAGTTTTGTCCCCTACCGGCGCGGCCCTTCCACACTATTAAAATAGATGTCACCCAGGCCGAAGACCCCCAACATCAGCTTCTGAGGGCCATCCGGAAAGCACCACTTCAGGATGCCGTCGTTCGTTTGGTTTATCACCTACGTTCAGAACAATTAGACGGGATCAACCAAAGTCAACTCCATGAGGCCCTCAAAGCGGCCCACACCTATTCCCTTCGTCCAGAATTAGCTAGTCAACTGAGTCGGCCGCGCTTGCCTGAACTGGAAACCGGCAGTTCTCTTGATCCGATGCAGGCCCTGCGCACCTACCTCGAAAGCCGGGGTGAAGCATTAAAAGAACTACTACCCGAATTACTTGAAGCGGCCCAACAACTGCTAGCGGAGGACTCCGAAGATGCTTGGAACGAGGGGGAAGAGACGGCAGTAGACGCTGAAGCTGTTGCCTCTTAG
- a CDS encoding superoxide dismutase, with protein MAYALPALPYDYTALEPCISKSTLEFHHDKHHAAYVNNYNAAVAGTDLDNQAIEDVIKAIAGDASKAGIFNNAAQAWNHSFYWNCMKPGGGGQPTGALADKINADFGSFEAFVEEFKKAGATQFGSGWAWLVLDNGTLKVTKTGNAENPMTAGQTPLLTMDVWEHAYYLDYQNRRPDYINDFVTKLVNWDFVAANLAAA; from the coding sequence ATGGCATACGCACTTCCTGCATTACCCTACGATTACACGGCCCTGGAACCCTGTATTTCCAAAAGTACTCTGGAGTTTCACCATGATAAACACCATGCCGCCTATGTCAACAACTATAATGCGGCCGTTGCCGGTACTGACCTCGATAATCAGGCCATTGAAGATGTGATCAAAGCCATTGCGGGCGATGCAAGCAAAGCTGGTATTTTCAACAATGCCGCCCAGGCCTGGAACCATAGCTTCTACTGGAACTGCATGAAACCCGGTGGGGGTGGCCAACCCACGGGGGCCCTGGCGGATAAAATCAACGCAGATTTCGGTAGTTTTGAAGCCTTCGTGGAAGAATTCAAAAAAGCCGGTGCAACCCAATTTGGTAGTGGCTGGGCCTGGTTGGTTCTTGACAACGGAACCTTAAAAGTCACCAAAACCGGTAACGCTGAAAATCCTATGACCGCTGGCCAAACACCTCTCCTAACCATGGATGTTTGGGAGCATGCTTACTATCTCGATTACCAAAACCGCCGTCCCGACTACATCAATGACTTTGTGACCAAATTAGTAAACTGGGATTTTGTCGCCGCTAACCTCGCCGCCGCCTAG
- a CDS encoding DUF29 domain-containing protein, translating to MSNATYTQDFYSWSLQQAQLLRNRQFDQVDWAHVIEELEDLGRGEYRALVSAIEQLTLHLLKWQYQPQRRVLSWRHSINKQRRQIERLLEDNPGMKPKLGEAIAQGYKYGRKGASQETGLPLESLPAICPYAWVELQDENYWPN from the coding sequence ATGAGCAACGCAACTTACACCCAGGATTTTTATAGTTGGTCGTTACAACAGGCGCAGTTACTGCGAAATCGCCAATTTGATCAGGTTGATTGGGCCCACGTGATTGAGGAGTTAGAGGATTTGGGACGTGGCGAATATAGGGCCCTAGTATCTGCCATCGAACAACTGACCTTACATTTACTAAAGTGGCAGTATCAACCCCAGCGACGTGTCTTGAGTTGGCGACATTCCATTAATAAACAACGCCGACAGATAGAACGTCTCTTGGAAGATAACCCCGGCATGAAGCCGAAGCTAGGGGAGGCCATTGCCCAAGGGTATAAGTACGGGAGAAAAGGGGCCAGCCAGGAAACAGGTTTACCTCTGGAAAGTTTGCCTGCAATCTGTCCCTATGCTTGGGTAGAGCTTCAGGATGAGAACTATTGGCCCAATTAG
- a CDS encoding succinate dehydrogenase/fumarate reductase flavoprotein subunit — MLEHDVVIVGGGLAGCRAALEIKRLNTGLDVALIAKTHPIRSHSVAAQGGIAATLQNVDAEDSWEAHAFDTVKGSDYLADQDAVEILTKEAPEVIIELEHLGVLFSRLPDGKIAQRAFGGHRFRRTCYAADKTGHAILHELVNNLRRYGVVLYDEWYVMRLIYEGQEAKGLVMYHLLDGQLAVVRAKAVVLATGGYGRVYNTTSNDYASTGDGLAMVAQAGIPLEDMEFVQFHPTGLYPVGVLISEAVRGEGAYLINSEGQRFMANYAPSRMELAPRDITSRAITTEIRAGRGIHSDGSAGGPFVYLDLRHLGRDMIMNRIPFCWEEAHRLVGIDAAMEPIPVRPTVHYCMGGIPVNTDGRVRQDATSLTEGLFAAGECACVSVHGANRLGSNSLLECVVYGRRTGRAVAAYVAQRSWPDLDESPYLQATQTNVQQLLNQAGKLRISQLRQAFQDCMTQHCGVFRNETLMQEGLSQIQALKAQYDDIFLDDKQACWNTELLEAWELRNIMTVGELILASALSRQESRGAHAREDFPERNDGEYLWHTLAQSQDHAVQIQPLPVVINRFPPEERKY, encoded by the coding sequence ATGCTAGAACATGACGTGGTAATTGTTGGCGGGGGTCTGGCGGGATGTCGAGCAGCCTTAGAGATTAAGCGCCTGAATACAGGACTTGACGTGGCCCTAATTGCTAAGACCCATCCCATTCGCTCCCATTCTGTAGCGGCCCAGGGCGGTATTGCGGCAACCCTACAAAACGTCGATGCGGAGGATAGTTGGGAAGCCCACGCCTTTGATACGGTGAAAGGCTCCGATTACTTAGCTGACCAGGATGCAGTGGAAATACTGACGAAGGAGGCCCCGGAGGTCATTATCGAACTGGAGCATTTAGGGGTGCTTTTCTCCCGCTTACCCGATGGCAAGATCGCTCAACGGGCCTTTGGGGGCCATCGCTTTCGGCGGACTTGTTACGCGGCGGACAAAACCGGCCATGCCATTCTCCACGAACTGGTGAATAACCTACGGCGCTACGGGGTCGTGCTCTACGACGAATGGTACGTCATGCGTCTGATTTACGAAGGCCAGGAAGCCAAGGGTCTGGTAATGTATCACTTGCTGGATGGCCAGTTAGCGGTGGTGCGGGCCAAGGCAGTGGTGTTGGCGACAGGGGGGTATGGCCGCGTTTATAATACCACCTCCAATGATTACGCTTCGACGGGAGATGGCCTAGCCATGGTGGCCCAGGCGGGTATTCCCTTAGAAGATATGGAATTTGTACAGTTTCATCCAACCGGTCTTTATCCTGTGGGAGTGTTGATTTCAGAGGCAGTGCGGGGGGAAGGGGCCTATCTGATCAATAGCGAGGGCCAGCGCTTCATGGCTAACTATGCCCCCAGCCGTATGGAACTGGCCCCCCGGGACATTACATCACGGGCGATTACCACAGAAATTCGAGCGGGCCGAGGCATTCATTCCGATGGTAGTGCGGGCGGGCCGTTTGTCTATCTAGACCTGCGTCATCTGGGCCGAGACATGATCATGAACCGTATTCCCTTCTGTTGGGAAGAGGCCCATCGCCTAGTGGGGATTGATGCAGCCATGGAACCGATTCCAGTACGGCCGACGGTTCACTACTGCATGGGAGGAATTCCAGTCAATACCGATGGCCGAGTGCGTCAGGATGCGACGTCATTGACGGAGGGCCTGTTTGCGGCGGGGGAATGTGCCTGCGTTTCCGTACACGGGGCCAATCGATTGGGGAGTAATTCATTACTAGAATGCGTCGTGTATGGCCGAAGAACCGGCCGCGCAGTGGCGGCCTACGTGGCCCAGCGTTCCTGGCCAGATCTCGACGAGTCCCCCTACCTCCAAGCCACTCAGACGAATGTTCAACAACTGCTAAATCAAGCAGGCAAACTACGGATTAGTCAGTTACGACAGGCCTTCCAGGATTGTATGACTCAGCATTGCGGCGTTTTTCGGAATGAGACCCTGATGCAGGAAGGATTAAGCCAGATTCAGGCCCTTAAGGCTCAATATGACGACATTTTCCTGGATGATAAACAGGCCTGCTGGAATACAGAACTGTTAGAAGCCTGGGAACTCCGCAATATTATGACGGTCGGCGAATTGATTCTGGCCTCGGCCCTGTCCCGGCAAGAAAGTCGGGGAGCCCATGCTCGAGAGGACTTTCCAGAGCGCAACGATGGGGAATATCTTTGGCACACCTTGGCCCAGTCCCAGGATCATGCGGTTCAAATTCAACCCTTACCGGTGGTGATTAATCGTTTTCCCCCGGAGGAGCGTAAATATTAA